TTCTTTCGCCGTTTGGAATATCTGCAAGACGTCCTCTTTGCTCAACACATCCACGTCGAATATGTCTTTACCAGCTATACTCATTCTTCATTACCTCCTATGAACACCCCATCTTCTCCATCGTATTCTGAAAACTTGACAAAGATTCTTTCATCTTTGCGGGTGGGGATGAATTTTCCAAGGATATCCGGCTGAATAGGTAGTTCTCTTCTATCACGGTCTATGAGTGTGACGAGTATGACCTTACTGGGTCTTCCAAAGTCCATTATTTCGTCCAACGCCGCCCTGACAGTTCTACCGGTATGAATGACATCATCGAAAAGCACAACTGTCCTATCGTTTAAATCCACATTGAGCTGTGTACCTTTAACGTTTGGGATTTTCAAAGAAAGATTCGCATCATCCCTGTGAAAGGTGATGTCGATCGTTCCAAAATCGTGTTCTATTTTCTCCTGTTTAAA
This sequence is a window from Mesoaciditoga lauensis cd-1655R = DSM 25116. Protein-coding genes within it:
- the pyrR gene encoding bifunctional pyr operon transcriptional regulator/uracil phosphoribosyltransferase PyrR, producing the protein MRKLVEKREFELMISRMFHELVERLGDTTPVLVGIRTRGVYLAQRFSNLFKQEKIEHDFGTIDITFHRDDANLSLKIPNVKGTQLNVDLNDRTVVLFDDVIHTGRTVRAALDEIMDFGRPSKVILVTLIDRDRRELPIQPDILGKFIPTRKDERIFVKFSEYDGEDGVFIGGNEE